The window TGTGGTGATATAGTGTCATAATGATTGCAATATTTTCAATGCATTAGACTCCCCTTTTTAAGACAAAGGATAATAtcctaatttttaaagttcttAATAATGTCGTATTTCAGATAAATCACCCAGCATATGGGACATAATTAGCCACAAACCAAACGTTATAAATGACGGCACCACGGGAGACGACGCGTGCAAATCTTACGAATATTACAAACGGGACATTGAAATGATCAAATTCCTTGGCGTTGACTCCTATAGATTCTCAATATCGTGGCCTAGGATATTGCCGACTGGGTTTCCTAACAAAATTAGTGATAATGGTGTCAGATATTACAACAATGTTATTAATGAGTTGCTAGCGAATGGTATCGAGCCTATAGTGACAATATATCATTGGGATTTGCCTCAATCATTGCAAGATTTAGGAGGCTGGGCTAATCCACTGATCGCGAATTGGTTTGAAGACTACTCgagaattttgtttaaaacgtTCGGAGATCGAGTGAAAACTTGGATTACTATAAATGAGCCGAAACAGATAGGGCTGTTTGGGTATGGATTGAGTTATTTGGCGCCGCGTTTGAATATCCATGGCGTAGGGGAGTATATAACAGCGAAGCACATGCTGTTGGCGCATGCCAGGGTTTGGCACTTGTATGATGAGCAGTTTAGGCCACAACAGAAAGGTCAGTGGTTTGAAACTTGCATTTCTTGAATTTCTGATGagacttatttttgttgacGCTTACCTGACGTCCCAACTTTATGGGAATGCTATTGGTGTCTATAGCTATCAGTTGTCAAACTCTCTCGCCTCATTGCATCAAGGTCATGCATTTCTTGAATTTCTGATGagacttatttttgttgacGCTTGCCTGACGTCCCAACTTTATGGGAATGCTATTGGTGTCTATAGCTATCAGTTGTCAAACTCTCTCGCCTCATTGCATCAAGGTCATGCAATGGTCagattctagggcgggaaccgcCAGCcgatatatttcaaaatgacgTTTCCTAATACAGGGACAATCGGCATAACAATAGCAACAGATTTCCGCACGGGCATGACAGAGTCTCCAGAAGACATCCAAGCAGGTTCCGATGCCATGGACTTCGAAGTTGGGTTGTACGCGCACCCGATATTCTCGGCTGATGGGGATTTCCCCGAAAGTGTCAAACGGAGGGTGGCTAAGAGGAGCAAGGAACAGGGCTTCGGAAGAAGCAGATTACCCAAGTTTACAGATGAGGAGATCGAATTTGTCAAAGGTGAGATTTTTTCTTGtcgtaaatataatacttatataatatactaactaaatataattataagccAGTGTGCAgcttttctcacgatgttttccttcactggaatcAAATAACCACGAGTCAAATTTTTACATacggcacgagtaggatttgaacctgggaactttcgatcacaggcgagcgtcttaaccactggaccaccaccgctatAAGTGTGGTCTCTTTAGATGATCAAATGCGACTACCATATCCACCATATCCCACAGGTACAAGCGACTTTTACGGTTTCAACCACTACTCAACTCGGTTCTATACGCGCGAGGGCTTCGCCCCGGGCACTTACCCTGTGCCGTCATTTGACGACGACCTGGGGGCTGTCTCCTCTTACAAGAACTACACGCCTGCTGCTATCATTCATTGTACTGTAAGATTTTTCTGTCGTACGTTTATATTCTGCTAATAcagtgtatttaaaaatatatttcgcaCATTTAACATCGCCTCATATGCAAAATACAAAACGGAAAATACAACCGTGATCCAACGGCTTAACATGTCTTTCGAAGCTCGGAGGAgctcaaaacaataaataaatatattaggacaaatcacacagattgagctagccccaaagtaagttcaagacttgtgttatgggatactaactcaacaatactatattttataacaattacatatatagataaaagtccaagacccgggctaatcagaaaaagatcattgtccatcataacccgaccggggatcgaacccgggacttctcggttcagaggcaagcactttaccactgcgccatcgaggtcgtcaaacaaacaatacaacAATTGTGAGTCTTAACCCATTATCACAGGCCGAGCACGCTAATCAATGCACCATTGATCTGgttaactatacatatattataaaaaaaatataaaaataatattttgtccaGGAAATCCCAAAAGGTATGAGACAAGCCCTAAACTGGGTGAAAGAGTCCTGCAACAACCCTCCTGTAATGATAACTGAGAATGGCTTTGGGACGCTCGGAGGCCTGCAAGACAAGGACAGAGTGAGGTACATCATGAGGTACATTGACTCCGTGTTAGACGCTGTGGATGACGGTGTCAACGTCACCATGTATACTGTTTGGAGTTTGATGGACAATTTCGAATGGGTCAACGGATTgaggtacttattttttaaattaatttggagGTTAATGAGTCCATAATGCACcctaaatatttcaactagACAAACAAATCACTAAatgcaagtaaataaataaatgttctgCAAACATATGTTTGGGAAccttttcattataattagcCTAGGGCAGTCAGTCACTTTTGGTAAGTACTCATTAGACTAATTAGAGAATAGCCAATTGtgcataattatttcattcacatatacatttttgctATGTGTGGAGATTTTTAAGCCTTTCTCTGTATTAAACCACCCTTATATTAAGTCCTTAAAAATAAGTCCTTTGAATATTCTAAcgacctactaatattataaataaatacgaaagagTGTGATGATATTTGTCGTTAGCCTGTTATGTCCCACTGCGGGTTtggttaaataaagaaatatttttttacccttTGCAGAATAAAATTCGGCATATTTGAAACTGACTACGACAGTAACATGAAGACCAGACGACCGAGGTTGAGTGCGTTTTGGTTCCGGCATTTGGTTGCAACCAGAACTTTAGACCCAAATTTTGAGGCACAATTTCTAAACcttgaattttgattttttgtaataagttATGTAAGCAATCATACTAATAAATCCGAAACTTTGTGAGACAAATATACTATTTCAAATCTattggacagattgttatgaaatttggtacacgggaagaatttaacctggaataaaacatacttatatacatttatacatatcaattgacagaacgagacaaaacatattttagcctAAAGTaagatttaacttttttatgaggGTTGTAGTTTCGTTAAAACTTagttaactaaaattaaaattactatgagatattaaagattttattcaaaaaatattcgtttaacaataaaaacattgtaaaatcTAGCACCATTAAGTTAGTGTATGTAATACAGTTTAAATTCATTTGCAATCTACTTTAAGTCAGTAATTATCACTTACCAGTCTAAACACATGTTAAGACACATCCAACAACAGTTCATAagcaacaacaaaaaaatattacaacattgagcatatttatttcaaatactattccgttaagaaaaaaaaaatacattttgtataaaaaaatatggcttgagaattttattaattaaaagctaTCTTAAGTAGGCTTGagatattaataatacaaaattacaaaatataatttcctaTTACCCTTATcaaataagaattaataatacttagaTAATTATGTTCAGTTCTATGACTTTGTTCCCGAGAAAAGATATCGTCGGATATGTTTACAAGTTTATAGGCTTTAGACTAAGGCGAGCGTTATCGATCTCGTGGTCAAAGCGAAGGTTATCGTTTCGCTGACTAGATGGCGCCACTAACGAGTGAGTGATATTGTACATTTGTTATCTACTaattcagtttaaaaaaaatctcgttCTTGCTAATGTAGTGTTGCCCAGTTCGCtatgacattaaattatatttagacaagtttttttatttaaatgtaattttcggcacaagcttttattgtcatgaaagatcttttttcatttgaggcataaatttttttttctctgtgCAATAAATCGTTGGGAAGTTCCCTCatcgggagccgatcctagTGCACAATCTGATTAtgattatcattataatgCATTTTCATGGAAACTGACGTGGAAAGTTCAAGTTAATTTTTGACATGGACCTTACTCTACAACAGTACCCCTACCGTCGACTTCAGTCGCGTTAGCCCTCATACACACAGCATTCCtcagaatttaatatttaaattcacacGGCATGTCGAAGTTTATTTTCTGTTCAGCCAAATCCAAGTTTATTCCAATTGAGAAACCTAAATTTTTCGCCTGTATATCCCTTagtttgaaaatgtaaaatcaaTATCATTTTCGAAGGCAAAAATCCTATGTCCTGAGATTTAGCGCTATTTATTCAATCCGCATATCTTTTTGCTACTTAGTAGAAAAGAAAAGGCACTTTTCTCGCCACACGTAAGGGACCTTTCTCATGAATTTCTCGCTACACGTAAGGCGTCCTTCTCATTAATTTCTCGCTACAATTAAGGCGTATTTCTCGCCACATGTAAgttctttaattttcttgcTACATATAGTGTTTCCCCGGGAAATCGAGGTTATCCAGTCGTTTGTATACCTCCAACATCGTGGGCCGTTGATGGCGATCGTATTTCGTGCAATGAACGCCCACCGATATGAACTCCCGACACAATACGGGGTTCGAGTGAGCTGTGCCGCGGAGTTTTGGATCTTCTAATGAtgctgtaattaaaaataattttgtagtttagtatattatccgttaaaacaaattacttccaaatatttgtaattagttaAATCAACTAGTTGAGAAAGAGAAATCCAATATGAGACACTATAAGACACTTATGTTTCTCACCGCTTGGATGAGAAAAATAAGGTGTATTTGTCCTATAATAAATACCTTCTAATACAAAATTCTCGCATGTTCTTGCATATAGTCGTTCAGTTTCAGCGTTTTCTCGCTTAATACATACAACAATCACAGAGAGAAAATCTATAAAGCTCACTCTGCCGCTTTGTATGAGATTGTCCCGGAATTTGTATGAGaatctatttatttaggttataGAGTGGGTcgtatatagttttctttgttataaaattatactcaCTCAAATCTACATTGTTTCTCGCCTGATCCTGTATATAATCGCTCAGCAGCTGTATCTTCCTGGCTCTGTCTATGGGCGGCAGACAACTAGCTATCTCGACCATCACCACGCCATAACTGAAGACGTCCACAGCGGGTGACAGACACCGGGAGCGAAGATATTCGTCGGGTAAGTAGGGCCGGGTGCCGTGGACTCtgaaatttagaaataaatatgtagatattAATGCCTATGAGTGCAGGGCGAAAGACTAAACTTTTTTCGGGTTCTGATGACTGATATAATGGGGAATAACGGCCTTTCGAAGCACAGAAGAGCTcaagataataaattgttggtcacccatccaatgaccggaCACGGTGAAAGTGccttaaccgccactatcgCAGGCTGAGCGCGGAAACTACAGAGCCGTTAAACTCCACTATGTCTCTGATCCGCAACATCACTTCATTAGtatcactacatattataaaacaaagtcgcttctcgcTGTCTATCGGTccctatataaaaattaaaaaaaaaaaattattcagtaACTAGAAATCTGTACAAAATtcgaatttctttattcaatttaggatgatataaagttattgacgtcaaaaattacttaaactaagtctactgccgacttccaaagcgcaggtgaagaagaagtttGTTGTTGGAGCCTACTTTTAAGCATATGTCTGTGAATGTCTATGAATATATATACGAGTAAATATCTTTAAgacgattt is drawn from Plodia interpunctella isolate USDA-ARS_2022_Savannah chromosome 24, ilPloInte3.2, whole genome shotgun sequence and contains these coding sequences:
- the LOC128680478 gene encoding myrosinase 1-like translates to MKVNMLLSKLFILVKLIVMVLCELENETMKIRKLSDGMKLSIASAAYQIEGAWNVADKSPSIWDIISHKPNVINDGTTGDDACKSYEYYKRDIEMIKFLGVDSYRFSISWPRILPTGFPNKISDNGVRYYNNVINELLANGIEPIVTIYHWDLPQSLQDLGGWANPLIANWFEDYSRILFKTFGDRVKTWITINEPKQIGLFGYGLSYLAPRLNIHGVGEYITAKHMLLAHARVWHLYDEQFRPQQKGTIGITIATDFRTGMTESPEDIQAGSDAMDFEVGLYAHPIFSADGDFPESVKRRVAKRSKEQGFGRSRLPKFTDEEIEFVKGTSDFYGFNHYSTRFYTREGFAPGTYPVPSFDDDLGAVSSYKNYTPAAIIHCTEIPKGMRQALNWVKESCNNPPVMITENGFGTLGGLQDKDRVRYIMRYIDSVLDAVDDGVNVTMYTVWSLMDNFEWVNGLRIKFGIFETDYDSNMKTRRPRLSAFWFRHLVATRTLDPNFEAQFLNLEF